A single region of the Nicotiana sylvestris chromosome 6, ASM39365v2, whole genome shotgun sequence genome encodes:
- the LOC138871481 gene encoding uncharacterized protein: MPELPRLEGKGSSISTSSWVISFLKARHMTEKGCSAYLGYVRDTTAESPMIDLVLVVWEFADMFPSDLPGMPPDHDIDFCIDLAPDSLAFLGHAISSEGIKVDPKKIESVQSWPHPTLAIEIRSFLGLADYYRRFMKGFSSITAPLTKLTKKGALFYWSDDCEVSFRRLKTALTTALVLVLPFGSGIWLELLKDYKITIIYHQGKANVVADALSRESIGSLAFILAEERPLALDIQSLANRLVRLDILEPNRVLACVVAQSSLLEQIKARQFVDLHLMVLRETVLQTGAKEVSIGEDGVLRLQGRLCVPNVNVLRGRILEEAHNSRYSIYPGATKMYLT; encoded by the exons atgccagAGTTGCCAAGATTGGAGGGGAAGGGTTCCTCCATTAGTACATCTAGTTGGGTCATCTCTTttttgaaggctcgacatatgacCGAGAAGGGTTGTTCGGCTTATCTAGGTTATGTTCGGGATACTACCGCGgagtctccgatgattgattTAGTGCTAGTAGTTTGGGAGTTTGCCGAcatgtttccttctgatcttccaggcatgccaccagatcatgacattgatttctgtattgacttGGCTCCAG attctttggcattcttggggcatgctATATCAAgcgagggtattaaggtagatcccaagaagattgagtcagttcagagttggcctcatCCCACTTTGGCGATTGAGAtaaggagtttcctggggttagcagatTATTATCGCAGGTTTAtgaagggattttcatccattacAGCACCTTTGACTAAATTGACCAAAAAGGGTGCTCTGTTctattggtccgatgattgtgaggtgagctttcggaggctcaagacagctttgactacagcactGGTTCTAGTGTTGCCTTTCGGTTCGGGGAT atggcttgagttactgaaggattataaGATTACCATTATTTATCATCAAGGCAAGGCCAATGTAGTCGCGGATGCCTTGAGCAGAGAGAGTAttggtagcttggcattcattttagcagaggagaggccactagctttggacattcagtccttggctaacagacttgtgaggttggacattttagAGCCCAaccgagttcttgcatgtgtGGTTGCTCAGTCTTCACTATTGGAGCAAATCAAGGCTCGACAATTTGTTGATCTGCATTTGATGGTCCTTAGAGAGACGGTACTACAGACTGGTGCCAAAGAGGTTTCTAtcggcgaggatggtgttctacgactccaaggtcgtctatgtgttcctaatgtcaaTGTCTTGAGAGGGAGGATTTTAGAGGAGGCACACAATTCTCGGTATTCCATTtatccaggtgctacgaagatgtatttaacctga